CGTGAAGCCTGGGACGGCCTTGATTCGATGCTCGTAGACGCGGCGCACAAGGTTATTGGTGATGCCGACATAGATTGCTCCGTCGCGCCGGCTTGCTAGGATATAGACACAGTATGCCATGGTCTCTCCCCCCAACCGTCATTCCGGGGCGCACGAAGTGCGAACCCGGAATCTCGAGGTTCCGGGTCTGGTCCTTCGGACCATCCCGGAACGACGAGCTAGAACCTTAAGCATGATGGCAAGAGCAGCAAAATCCAAAGCAACACCGCCGCGCGACGTCGCCGACCTCACCAAGGCGCAGGCCAAGGTCGAACACATGCGGCTCGCGCTCGAGATCGAGGGGCACAACGAGCGCTACTATCAGGAGGATGCGCCCACCGTCACCGACGCCGAATATGACGCGCTGCGACAGCGCTTCAACGCCATCGAGAAGCGCTTTCCGGAATTCGTCACGGCGGACTCGCCCTCGCAGAAGGTCGGCGCGGCACCGTCCGGGCGCTTCAAGAAGGTCCGGCATTCCGTTCCGATGCTGTCGCTCGACAACGCCTTTGCCGAAGAGGACGTGCGCGACTTCGTCGGCCGCATCGTGCGCTTCCTGAAGCTCGGCGACGACGAGGTCAATTTCTCCGCGGAGCCGAAGATCGACGGCCTTTCGATGTCGCTACGCTATGAGGGCGGCGAACTCGTCACCGCGGCGACGCGCGGCGACGGTGCGGTCGGCGAGGACGTCACCGCAAACATCCGCACTCTCGAAGACGTGCCGCAGAAGCTGAAGGGACGCAACGTCCCTGATGTCTGCGAGGTCCGCGGCGAGGTCTATATGACCAAGAAGGCCTTCTTGGCGCTCAACGAGCGGCAGAAGGCGGCGGGCGATACCATCTTCGCCAACCCGCGCAATTCGGCGGCGGGCTCGCTGCGGCAGAAGGACCCGACCATCACCGCTTCGCGTCCGCTTGGCTTCTTCGCCTATGCCTGGGGCGAGATGAGCGCGATGCCGGAAGAGACGCAGAGCGGCATGATCGGCTGGTTCGAGCGTTGCGGCTTCAAGACCAACCCGCTGACCAAGCTGTGCCACTCCGTCGAGGAGTTGATCGCGTTCCACCAGAGCATCGAGGAAGAACGCGCGGAGCTCGACTACGACATCGACGGCGTCGTCTACAAGGTTGATCGCATCGACTGGCAGGAGCGACTCGGATTCGTCTCGCGCACGCCGCGCTGGGGCATCGCGCACAAATTCCCGGCCGAGCGCGCCATGACGGTGCTGCGCGACATCGAGATCCAGGTCGGTCGCACCGGCTCGTTCACGCCGGTCGGCAAGCTCGAACCGGTCGGCGTCGGCGGCGTGATCGTGCAGAACGTCACGCTGCACAACGAGGACTACATCAAGGGCATCGGCAACAAGGGCGAGGTGCTGCGCGAGGGCCGCGATATCAGGATCGGCGACACCGTCGTGATCCAGCGCGCCGGCGACGTCATCCCGCAGGTGGTCGACGTCGTACTCGACAAGCGGCCGAAGAGCGCCAGGGAATTCCACTTTCCAAAGAAGTGCCCATGCCCGCTCCACACCGACGTCACGCGCGAGGAGACGGCGGCGGGCGAGGAGGGCTCGCGCGCCCGCTGCACCGGCGAGTTCGCCTGTCCCTACCAGAAGATCGAGCACCTCAAGCTGTTCGTGTCACGCCGCGCCTTCGACATCGACGGTCTCGGCGAGAAGCAGCTGCAGTATTTCTTCGACGAGGGATGGGTCAAGGACCCCGCCGACATCTTCACGCTGGAGAAGCGCAACTCCAAGCTCAAGCTCGAGGAGGTCGAGGGCTATGGCGCGACCTCGGTGCGCAATCTGTTCGCTGCCATCGAGAGCCGTCGCAATATCGCGCTCGAGCGCTTCATCTATGCGCTCGGCATGCGCCATGTCGGCGAAACCACTGCGCTCGCGCTCGCCCGCGGCTACGGCTCCTGGGATGCCTTCCACGACGCCTGCCTCAAAGTCGCCAAGGGCGACGAGGAGGCCATGGCGGACATGGACGCGCTCGACCAGATCGGCGATACCGTGATCAAGAGCATCGCCGATTATTTCGGGGAGAGCCACAATCGCGGCATCGTCGAGCGGCTGACCAGCGAGGTCGAGATCGTCGACGCCGAGAAGCCGAAGAGCAACTCGGCCGTCGCCGGCAAGACTGTCGTGTTCACGGGATCGCTGGAGAAGATGACGCGCGACGAGGCCAAGGCGACGGCAGAGCGTTTAGGAGCAAAGGTGTCCGGTTCGGTGTCGAAGAAGACCGATCTCGTCGTCGCCGGCCCCGGCGCGGGTTCGAAGCTTGCCGAAGCCAACAAGCACGGCGTCAAGGTGCTGACCGAGGACGAGTGGCTGAAGCTGATCGGGGAGTGAGGGGTCGCGCATTGCGTCAAACACTCCGCCGTCATCGTCCGGCTTGACCGGACGATCCAGTACTCCAGAGACCCGTGTTCGAGATTTCGCAGTTGTTACGCGCGCCGCGGCGTGCTGGATGCCCCCGGTCAAGCCGGGGCATGACAGCGAGATTTGGGCACGCGCATAGCCACCCCTCACATCATCCCGCTCTCTTCCTCTTCCGCCTGCTTGATCAGCGTCTCGCTCACCGTCACCTCGCGTCGGGGAACGACGAAGAACATCATGCAGGCACAGAGCAGCGAGATCGCCAGCACCGCGGCGGTGAGCGGCAGCGTCGTTGCGGAGTGTCCGCCGAGATAGGCGCCGAATTGCGACATCAGCGCGCCGATCCCCTGTTGCAGAAAGCCCATGGCGCCCGATGCGGTGCCGGCGGCTTCGGGGCGGATGCTGATCGCGCCGGCCGCGGAATTCGCCATCACGAAGGCATTGCCGACCATCACGATCATCTGCGTGCCGAAGAGCCAGGCGGGCGCTTCGTTCCAGCCGGTAAAACTCCACAGCAGGTTCAACAGACTGCCGGCGAGCTGGAGCGCGAGCCCGAACCAGATCAGCTTTGCCAGCGAGTGCCGCGGCGCAAAGCGCACGCAGAGCAGATTGCCGACCAGAAACGCAAAGCCCGAGGTCGCAAACCAGGCGCCGTATTCGGCGCTGGTCCGGCCCATCTGCGTCACGACGATGTAGGGGCCGCCGCCGGCGAACGTGAAGATGATCTGCGAGGCCAGCACCTGGCACATCACATAGCCGACGAAGGCGCGGTTGCGAATCAGGATGCCGATGTCGCCACGGAAGCCGCTGCCGGCGGCGCGGCTGCGCCGCGTTTCGGGCAGCGCCAGCGCAATGCCGACGGCGACAATGATCGCGGCGGCGGTGATGGCGTAGAAGATCGCGCGCCAGCCGAACGCTGTCTCGATCAGGCCGCCGGTGAGCGGCGAGACCATCTGGCCGATCATGAGCGCTGCGACCACGAGGCTGATCATGGAGGCGACGCGGTCGCGCTCGTAGATGTCGCGGATGATGGCGCGGCTCACCACCATGCCGGAGGCGCCGCCGAGCGCCTGGAAGAAACGCGCTGCGATCAGTTGCGGCAGGGTTTCGGCGAAGATGCAGGCGATGCTCGCCGCGACCATCAGCGCAAGGCCGCCGAGCAGCACAGGGCGCCGGCCGAACTTGTCCGACAACGGTCCCATGACGAGTTGCGACAGCGCGATGCCGACCATGTAGAGCGACACCGTCATCTGCGCGATCGAGATGTCGCTGCCGAAGTTCGTCGCCAGCACGGGCAGAGCCGGAACCAGGATGTAGAGCGAAATCGGCGCGATCCCGGTCATGACGACGAGCAGCAGCAACACCACGCGCGAGGTCGCAAGGTTGGTTGCCGCTTTCGGCGGCTTGCTGATGATGCCGTGCATATTTGTCCGTATCGTTGAATTCAAATCCGACTGTAGCCTGCTCGCGCAAGACCGATATCGGCGTTTCGGAATGCGGCTATACGGATTTCGGGACGGTTATGCTGACGGCGCGACAATGCTGGATGCCCCGCTTTCGCGGAGGATGACAGTCGTGTCGGAGAAGCCTTGCGCAAATCGCGTAGTGCTATGCGCGCTCCGAGGCAGGGACCTTAACCCTCGAGCTCGGCCGTCGCTTGACCGAGCCATGCCTTGGTCGCCTCATCGAGCGCCGGCCCGACTTCGGCCCTTACGCGCGCATGATACGCATTGAGCCAGACGAGCTCATCCCTGCTCAGCATCGCGACATCGATCAGCCGGCGGTCGATCGGTGCCAGGGTCAGCGTCTCGAACGCGTTCATCGATTTCTCCGCGCCCTCGATGTCGGCGGCGACGACCAGCTCGAGATTTTCGATGCGGATGCCGAAGCCGTCGGTCTTGTAGTAGCCGGGCTCGTTGGAGAGGATCATGCCGCGTTTCAGCGGCGTGATCCCGAGCTTCGAGATCCGCGCCGGGCCTTCGTGCACCGAGAGATAGCTGCCGACGCCATGACCGGTGCCGTGCTCGAAATCGACGCCAGCGGCCCAGAGATATTGCCGTGCCAGCGTATCGAGCTGCGCGCCCGTGGTGCCGTCCGGGAAGATCGCGCGGGCGATCGCAATATGGCCGCGCAGCACGCGGGTGAAGCGGTCGCGCATCTCGTCCGTCGGCTCGCCCACGGCCATGGTGCGCGTGACGTCGGTGGTGCCGTCTTCGTACTGCGCACCGGAATCGATCAGCAGCAGGTCGCCGGCCGCGATCCGCCGGTTGCTCTTGCGCGTGACGCGGTAGTGCACGATGGCGCCGTTCGGGCCGGTGCCGGAGATGGTCGGAAACGACACGTCCTTCAGCGCGCCGGTGTCGCGGCGAAACGTTTCCAGCGCCTCGACCGCGTCGATCTCGGTGAGCTTGCCGCTTGGGGCCTCGCGATCGATCCATGCGAGGAAGCGCGCCAATGCAACGGCGTCGCGCACATGGGCCGTCTTGGTACCCTTGATCTCGGTCGGGTTCTTGACCGCCTTGAGCAGGGCAATCGGATCGCTGCCGCGCACGGGCTTGCCGCCGGCGCCCGCGATCAGCCGGCTGAGTGCGTCGGCCGCGGTGGCGCTGTCGAGCGCGATCGATCCGCCGCTCTTGGCCAGCGCCATCAGCGTCGGCGCCATCGCGTCGGGCTCGCGCACGTCGGCGGCCTGCTCGAGATGGTCGCGCGTGAGGTTGGAGAGCTTGCGATGGTCGATGAAGATGGTGGGGCGTCCGTCTTTCGGCACCAGCGCGTAGGACAGCGGCAGCGGGGTATGGGCGACGTCGGCGCCGCGGATGTTGAAGGTCCAGGCGACCGCGTGGCTGTCGGACAAAACCAGCGCGTCGACGCCGAGCTTGGCGATCTCGCCTCTGATCTGCGTCAGCTTCTCGGCTTCAGTGACGCCGGCATTTTGTAGTCCGTGCACGACGACGGGGGCGAGCGGCGGCTGCGGACGATCCTGCCAGATCGCGTCGATTGGATTGCTGTCGACGGCAACCAGCTCGGCGCCAGCCCTGGCGCACGCGGCCGACAGGCGTTCGGCTGCCGCAAAAGTGTGCAGCCACGGATCAAATCCAAGGCGGTCGCCGGCTTTCAGATGCGTCGAGACCCAGCTCTCGGGTGGCGGGTCGATCAGCGATTCCACGGCCCAGGCCTTTGCGTCGACCTGCTTGGCGGCCTGAAGCGTGTAGCGGCCGTCGACGAACAATGCGGCTTCCTGGGTCAGAACAACCGCGAATCCTGCCGAGCCCGTGAACCCGGTCAGCCAGGCCAGCCGCTCTTCCGACGGCGGCACATATTCGTTCTGCTGCTGATCGGCGCGCGGAACGACGAAGCCGGTTAGCTTGCGACGGGCGAGTTCTTCGCGAAGGGCGGCCAGCCGTGCGGTCAATGCGACGCCGGCCTCCGGCTCCTCGAATGTCTGAAAGTGTGCTTCGAACATGGTGGATCACTTTAGGATCATGGGGACGAGTCCGCAATCTGGGCGCATTTACGTCGCATCTGGCATGGACCGTGCTTGAAATGGTTCCACTCGAGTCGAGTGGAGTAAGGATGCGGCAGTCGCGCTTTGTCCGGATAACAGGGAAATTCGAGCAGGTGGTTCATCTCAACGACGAGGGGACACACGATGCCAGCATTCACGTTCGAGAAGATTTCGCCGCCGGTGCGCCGAGCGCCGACCGCGGCGGTACCGAAGAAGCCGCGCAGCGTCATCAGTCAGGTGATCGACCGCATCGCCGTGCGCCGCGCAAGGCGGACGTTGCAAGACGAGCACGCCGTGCGCCAGGACGAGAAGCCGGCAGAGTAGCGGCGGTGTTTGCTCACCTCGCCCCGCTTGCGGCGAGAGGTCGGATCGCATCGTAAAGATGCGGTCCGGGTGAGGGGGCCCAGGTCTCCCGACGATCCCGGGCGTGGAGACGTGGTTATCCTATCTTCCGCAGCAACAGGCTGCTCCATCCCTCGATCCGCAGATGCTTCAACGGCACGAGGCCGCGCGCGCGGTAGGCGGCGATCACGGCGGGCGCCTGGTGCGTCAGCAGGCCGGAGAGGATGACGCGTCCGCCGGGCGCAAGATGCCGCGCCATCGGGCCCGCCAATTGCCTGAGCGGGTTGGCAAGGATGTTGGCCAGCACCAGGTCGAATGGGCCGGCCTTTCCAAAATCCGGCGCGGCGAAGCCGGTGGCGCGGATCACCCGCACATGATTGCCCACTTCGTTCAGCCGGGCGTTTTCGCTCGCCACCCGTACCGATGGCGGGTCGATGTCGGAGGCGAGCACGTGGCGGTGCAGCGCTTTCGCCGCGGCGATGGCCAGCACGCCCGTGCCGGTGCCGAGGTCGAGGAGGTTCCGCGGACGGGAACTCTTCAGGACATGGTCAAGCAGCAGTAAACAGCCGCGGGTGGTGCCATGGTGGCCGGTGCCGAAGGCGAGTGCCGCCTCGATCTCAATCCCGAGCTTGTTCGGCGCCACGCGGTCGCGGTCGTGGCTGCCGTGCACGACGAAGCGCCCGGCCGGCACTGGGACGAGGTCTTCCAGGCTGGCCTTGACCCAGTCCTTGGCTTCCATCGTGTCAAAGATAAGGGTGTCGGCGACCGCATTTCCTGCCGAATTTACAACGAGTTCTCGCAGGAGCGCCTGGTCGGGCGCCTCGGCGAAATGAAGCGTGACGTCCCATTGCCCGTCCGGCCCCTCGAAGGCGGCGACCGCCGCATCGCTCTCGAAAAACACCTCGGTGAGCACGTCGACGACACGCCTGGCGTCGGCCTCGCTGCTTATGGAAAAGCTGGCGCGATGGGTCGGAGAAGGCTGCATCAGGGTTCCATTGAGTTTAATTTTGGGAACTTTTGTTCCCGATTTACCGCATAACTTGCGGTTCCCCGGTTAACTCGGGCGAAGGCTGTGTCCCGTACATTTCCGAGTGTCAAATTAAGTCATCGCATCTTTTAGTTGAAACGGAGGCTAACCTTGAAGAGCATGATTCAGAAGTTCTGGTCGGATGAGTCCGGTGCAACGGCGATCGAATACGGTCTGATTGCGGCGGGCATCGCCCTGGCGATCATCACCGTGGTGAACAACCTGGGCACCACCATGAACGAGAAGTTCACTTCGATTAGCACCTCCTTGAAGTAATTTCCGCCTCCATTTCCCAGCGAGGCTGCTTTTCTTCCGAGGCTATTCCTGATCACCGCCCGCGAGGGGAATTCCCCTGGCGGGCGAGGTCGTTTCTGGCGAGCGCTTTCGATATTCACAGATTGTCCGCAGCTTGCCGGGACGTTATCCACCGGCTTTTCCCGCCAATGGCCCACCGATTTCCACCGACTTTCCTCAGTTCGTCCCAACGTTCTCGCCCAAGCCATCCTCGGTCTGTCCACAGGCCGTTCAACAGCCCGTCCACACCCTATCCACAGACCTATCCACGGCTTCCGAGCAGCGACCGGTGATCCCTCAGGATCACCTGCGCCGCGTTATGGCCGGGAGCGCCGGTGACGCCGCCGCCGGGATGGGCGCCGGAGCCGCAATGGTAGAGGCCCCTCAACGGCCCGCGATAATCCGCATGGCCCAGCATCGGCCGCGCCGAGAACAACTGGTTCAAGCTCAGCGCGCCGTGGAAGATGTCGCCGCCGAGAAGCCCGAACTGCCGTTCGAGATCGAGCGGGGACAGGATCTGGCGGCCGCGCACGCTTCCCGCAAAACCCGGCGCGTATTGATCCACCGTCGCGATCATGAGATCGGCGACCTCGTCGCGATGGTCGTCCCACGACTTTCCATCCGGAAGGTCCGGCGCGACGTGCTGGCAGAACAGGCTCGCGACGTGCTTTCCCGCGGGCGCCAGCGTGTCGTCGAGCGTCGAGGGGATCAGCATCTCGACCACGGGCTCGCGGCTCCAGCCCTGCGCGCGGGCATCGAGATAGGCGCGGTCCATGTAGGGAAGGCTCGGCGCCAGGATGATGCCGGATGAGAGATGATCGCCTTCGCCCGGCAGCGCCGTGAAGGAGGGCAGGCGGTCCAGCGCCACGTTCATGCGGAAGGTGCCGGAGCCGTTCTTCCAGTGCCGGATGCGCGCGAGGAAGTCCGCAGGCAGGGCCTCGGCCGCGACCAAATGCGTGTAGAGCAGCTTTGGATTGACGTTGGCCGCGACATATTTCGCGCGGATCGTCTCGCCGTTCTCCAGCACGATTCCGGCGGCGCGGTCGCGCTCGACGATGATCTCGCGGACGCCCGCGTCGGTGTCGATCACGACGCCACGATCGCGTGCCGCGCGCGCCATCGCCTGCGTGATCGCGCCCATGCCGCCGATGGCGTGGCCCCAAACACCCTTCTTGCCGTTCACCTCGCCGAAGGCGTGATGCAGCATCACATAGGCCGAGCCGGCCGCGTAGGGACTGGCATAGTTGCCGACGATGGCGTCGAAGCCGAACAGCGCCTTGACCAGATCATGCTCGAAGCGCTCGTCCAGCATCTCGCCGGCGGAGCGGGTGAAGAGATCGAGCAGGCTGCGGCTCTGCTCCAGCGTCAGGCCGCGCAGGATATTGGCGGTCGTCCAGGCGTTGACGCCTTCGCGCAACGCCGCCGTGCCAAAGCCGTCGACGAGGTTCGGTGGCGCGCGGAGCACGAACTGCCTGAGCACGTCGGAGATGTCTTCAAGCTCGCGCGAAAACCCGTCGAGCGCAGCCGCGTCATGCGTGCTCAGCCGCGCGACCGATGCCTTCGTCCGTCCCTCGCCGGTGAGAAGATAGCTGCCGTCAGGTGCGGGCAAGAAATTCTGGGCGCGCCGTTCGACGATCCGCAGGCCCTGTTCAGTGAGCTTGAGGTCACGGATCACCTGCGGATTGAGCAGGCTTACCGTGTAGGCTGCGACCGAATTGCGGAATCCCGGGTGAAACTCCTCCGTGACCGCGGCACCGCCGACCACCTTGCGGCGCTCGACCACGCGCACGCGCAGGCCCGCCATCGCGAGATAGGCCGCGCAAGTGAGGCCGTTATGGCCAGCGCCGATGATGACGACGTCGGTTTCGTTCATGATGTCCCTGGCGTCCTTCCGGGGCGATGCGCGGCATCGAGCCCGGAAATCTTGAGGTTCCGGGTTTGCCTCCTCGAGGTGCCCCGGAACGACATCTGTATATCAGGCATTTCTCGCGGCAACATCACGCGCCCCTTTATTGCCCGTTCAGGCGCCTTATGCTCCATTGCGCGCGTCCGGCGCCCGCCGGAGAATTGTTCGCCGGAGCGCTCATGGATTCGATCGTGCAACCCGCCGCCACGGAGCAGCCGTCTTCGTCGCGCAACCGGCTGCTGCTGACGGTCTACACCGCGGCGATCTTCGTCAGCGCGCTGCTGCTGTTCTCCGTGCAGCCGCTGTTCACGAAGATGGTGCTGCCGCGGCTCGGCGGCTCGCCGGCGGTGTGGTCGGTGGCGATGGTGTTCTTCCAGTCGCTGCTGCTGGCGGGCTACGCCTATGCTCATCTGTTGATGCAGGTCAGAAACCGCATCGTTCCGGTCGCAGTGCATCTGGTGCTGCTGATCGCGGCGTTCGTCACGCTGCCGCTCGGCATCGCCTCCGCCTATGGCGAGCCTCCCGCTTCGGGCTATGCGCTCTGGCTGCTCGGCCTGTTCGTGGTTTCGATCGGCTTGCCGTTCTTTGCGCTCGCCGCCAACAATCCGCTGCTGCAGGCCTGGTTCGTCCGCACCGGCCATCCCGCCGCGCACGATCCGTACTTCCTCTATGCCTCCTCCAACATCGGCAGCTTCCTTGCGCTGTTGTCCTATCCATTCCTGCTGGAGCCGATCTTCACGCTGCACACGCAGAACCGGTTCTGGACTGCCGGCTATGGCCTCCTGATCCTGCTAATCGCTGCCTGCGGCGCGTTGCTGTTGCGTTCGCCGAAATTGGCCGAGGTCGACGCGCGAACCGAGGAGGTGAATGCGCCGGCGCCCGCTCTGCTGATGCGGCTGCGCTGGATCTTCCTGGCTGCGGTGCCGTCCGGCCTGCTCATCGCGGTGACGGCGCACATCTCGACCGACGTCGCGGCGGCGCCGCTTCTGTGGGTGCTGCCGCTGTCGCTGTACCTGCTCACCTGGGTGGTCGTGTTCCAGTCGCGTCCGCTGTTGCCGCACAAATGGATGTTGATGCTCCAGCCGGTCGCGATCGCGGGCGTGGTTGTCCTGCTGGCCTATGGCGGCGAGCAGAACCTGCTGCTCACGCTCGGCGGCCATCAATTGTGCTTCTTCGTCATCGCCATGGCCTGCCATGGCGAGCTGGCGCGGACGCGGCCGGCCGCCAAATATCTCACCGGCTTCTATGTGGCGCTGTCGTTCGGCGGCATGGTCGGCGGTCTCTTTGCCGGCCTGGTTGCGCCATTCACCTTCTCCTGGATCGCCGAATATCCGATCCTGATCGCGCTCGCAGCGCTGTGCCGGCCGCCCGCGAACGAACGTCTCGCCGGTATCGTCAAATGGTATTGGCTGGCACTCGCCGCGCTCGCAGTGGGGCTCGTTGCGCCCTCTATCATGACAGGCGATCTTTCAACGTGGTTCGAGGACCACCGCGTCTGGATCGCCGGCTTCGTCGGCGCACTCGCTGCGCTGCTCGCGCTGGTGCTCAATGCCGGTCGCTGGAAAATCTTTGCGACCGTCGCACTCGCGCTGGCGCTGATCCGAATCTATCCGGCGGACGAAGGGCGCGTCACCACGGTGCGAAGTTTCTTCGGCGTGCACAAGATCGTGGAGACGCCCGGTGGCTATTTCCACGTGCTGATGCACGGCACCACCATTCATGGCGCCGAACGCTTCCGCAACAATGACGGCACTCAGGTCACCGGCCGGCCCGAGCCGATCACCTATTACCACAAGGACGGCGGCATTGGTCAGGCCGTCACCGCCATCCGCGAGCGCAAGGGCGCGCCGCTGAAGGTCGCCGCGATCGGCGTCGGCTCGGGCACGCTCGCTTGTGCTGTCGAGCACGGCGAAGACTGGAAGTTCTTCGAGATCGACCAATCCATGGTGGACGCGGCGCGCAACCCCAGGAATTTCCGCTACATCTCGAGCTGCATGCCCGACATGAAGCCGGTGATCGGCGATGCGCGGCTGACCTTCGCCAAGGAGCCCGACGGTGCCTACGACCTCATCATCGTCGACGCCTACTCGTCCGATGCGATCCCGATCCATCTTGCGACCAAGGAGGCGATGAAGATCTACAAGGACAAGCTGGCCCCGCACGGCGCGGTGCTGATGCACGTCTCCAACCGGCATCTCGATCTCGAGACCGTCGTGGTCGGCATCGCCGATTCAAACGACCTCAAGAGCTGGGTCTTCAACGAGGATTCGGGGCGCGATGGTGACTACATTTTCTCGACCGACGTCGTCATCTCCGCAAGGGAGGAGGCTGATATCGGCAGGCTCGCCTCCAACAAGTCGTGGGAGCAGACCGAGGCCGACGACAGGGTGCGGGTCTGGAGCGACGACTATTCCAACATCCTGGGCGCGCTGTACCGGCGTTATCGGGACGGGGAGTAGGGAAGCCCGAATGCATCCCGTGCCCCCGGGCGCTGCGCAGCACGAAATGATGCGCAGCAGATACTGGGTCCATGACGCGGCGTTCTGGGTCCCGGCTTTGCGGAGCAGCGTTGCACGCCGCACCGCGTCCGGGACGCGAGACTGCCTTACGGTGCCACCGGCGTTC
The nucleotide sequence above comes from Bradyrhizobium sp. NDS-1. Encoded proteins:
- a CDS encoding fused MFS/spermidine synthase; translation: MDSIVQPAATEQPSSSRNRLLLTVYTAAIFVSALLLFSVQPLFTKMVLPRLGGSPAVWSVAMVFFQSLLLAGYAYAHLLMQVRNRIVPVAVHLVLLIAAFVTLPLGIASAYGEPPASGYALWLLGLFVVSIGLPFFALAANNPLLQAWFVRTGHPAAHDPYFLYASSNIGSFLALLSYPFLLEPIFTLHTQNRFWTAGYGLLILLIAACGALLLRSPKLAEVDARTEEVNAPAPALLMRLRWIFLAAVPSGLLIAVTAHISTDVAAAPLLWVLPLSLYLLTWVVVFQSRPLLPHKWMLMLQPVAIAGVVVLLAYGGEQNLLLTLGGHQLCFFVIAMACHGELARTRPAAKYLTGFYVALSFGGMVGGLFAGLVAPFTFSWIAEYPILIALAALCRPPANERLAGIVKWYWLALAALAVGLVAPSIMTGDLSTWFEDHRVWIAGFVGALAALLALVLNAGRWKIFATVALALALIRIYPADEGRVTTVRSFFGVHKIVETPGGYFHVLMHGTTIHGAERFRNNDGTQVTGRPEPITYYHKDGGIGQAVTAIRERKGAPLKVAAIGVGSGTLACAVEHGEDWKFFEIDQSMVDAARNPRNFRYISSCMPDMKPVIGDARLTFAKEPDGAYDLIIVDAYSSDAIPIHLATKEAMKIYKDKLAPHGAVLMHVSNRHLDLETVVVGIADSNDLKSWVFNEDSGRDGDYIFSTDVVISAREEADIGRLASNKSWEQTEADDRVRVWSDDYSNILGALYRRYRDGE
- a CDS encoding aminopeptidase P family protein, whose protein sequence is MFEAHFQTFEEPEAGVALTARLAALREELARRKLTGFVVPRADQQQNEYVPPSEERLAWLTGFTGSAGFAVVLTQEAALFVDGRYTLQAAKQVDAKAWAVESLIDPPPESWVSTHLKAGDRLGFDPWLHTFAAAERLSAACARAGAELVAVDSNPIDAIWQDRPQPPLAPVVVHGLQNAGVTEAEKLTQIRGEIAKLGVDALVLSDSHAVAWTFNIRGADVAHTPLPLSYALVPKDGRPTIFIDHRKLSNLTRDHLEQAADVREPDAMAPTLMALAKSGGSIALDSATAADALSRLIAGAGGKPVRGSDPIALLKAVKNPTEIKGTKTAHVRDAVALARFLAWIDREAPSGKLTEIDAVEALETFRRDTGALKDVSFPTISGTGPNGAIVHYRVTRKSNRRIAAGDLLLIDSGAQYEDGTTDVTRTMAVGEPTDEMRDRFTRVLRGHIAIARAIFPDGTTGAQLDTLARQYLWAAGVDFEHGTGHGVGSYLSVHEGPARISKLGITPLKRGMILSNEPGYYKTDGFGIRIENLELVVAADIEGAEKSMNAFETLTLAPIDRRLIDVAMLSRDELVWLNAYHARVRAEVGPALDEATKAWLGQATAELEG
- a CDS encoding phytoene desaturase family protein encodes the protein MNETDVVIIGAGHNGLTCAAYLAMAGLRVRVVERRKVVGGAAVTEEFHPGFRNSVAAYTVSLLNPQVIRDLKLTEQGLRIVERRAQNFLPAPDGSYLLTGEGRTKASVARLSTHDAAALDGFSRELEDISDVLRQFVLRAPPNLVDGFGTAALREGVNAWTTANILRGLTLEQSRSLLDLFTRSAGEMLDERFEHDLVKALFGFDAIVGNYASPYAAGSAYVMLHHAFGEVNGKKGVWGHAIGGMGAITQAMARAARDRGVVIDTDAGVREIIVERDRAAGIVLENGETIRAKYVAANVNPKLLYTHLVAAEALPADFLARIRHWKNGSGTFRMNVALDRLPSFTALPGEGDHLSSGIILAPSLPYMDRAYLDARAQGWSREPVVEMLIPSTLDDTLAPAGKHVASLFCQHVAPDLPDGKSWDDHRDEVADLMIATVDQYAPGFAGSVRGRQILSPLDLERQFGLLGGDIFHGALSLNQLFSARPMLGHADYRGPLRGLYHCGSGAHPGGGVTGAPGHNAAQVILRDHRSLLGSRG
- a CDS encoding 50S ribosomal protein L11 methyltransferase — its product is MQPSPTHRASFSISSEADARRVVDVLTEVFFESDAAVAAFEGPDGQWDVTLHFAEAPDQALLRELVVNSAGNAVADTLIFDTMEAKDWVKASLEDLVPVPAGRFVVHGSHDRDRVAPNKLGIEIEAALAFGTGHHGTTRGCLLLLDHVLKSSRPRNLLDLGTGTGVLAIAAAKALHRHVLASDIDPPSVRVASENARLNEVGNHVRVIRATGFAAPDFGKAGPFDLVLANILANPLRQLAGPMARHLAPGGRVILSGLLTHQAPAVIAAYRARGLVPLKHLRIEGWSSLLLRKIG
- the ligA gene encoding NAD-dependent DNA ligase LigA, with product MARAAKSKATPPRDVADLTKAQAKVEHMRLALEIEGHNERYYQEDAPTVTDAEYDALRQRFNAIEKRFPEFVTADSPSQKVGAAPSGRFKKVRHSVPMLSLDNAFAEEDVRDFVGRIVRFLKLGDDEVNFSAEPKIDGLSMSLRYEGGELVTAATRGDGAVGEDVTANIRTLEDVPQKLKGRNVPDVCEVRGEVYMTKKAFLALNERQKAAGDTIFANPRNSAAGSLRQKDPTITASRPLGFFAYAWGEMSAMPEETQSGMIGWFERCGFKTNPLTKLCHSVEELIAFHQSIEEERAELDYDIDGVVYKVDRIDWQERLGFVSRTPRWGIAHKFPAERAMTVLRDIEIQVGRTGSFTPVGKLEPVGVGGVIVQNVTLHNEDYIKGIGNKGEVLREGRDIRIGDTVVIQRAGDVIPQVVDVVLDKRPKSAREFHFPKKCPCPLHTDVTREETAAGEEGSRARCTGEFACPYQKIEHLKLFVSRRAFDIDGLGEKQLQYFFDEGWVKDPADIFTLEKRNSKLKLEEVEGYGATSVRNLFAAIESRRNIALERFIYALGMRHVGETTALALARGYGSWDAFHDACLKVAKGDEEAMADMDALDQIGDTVIKSIADYFGESHNRGIVERLTSEVEIVDAEKPKSNSAVAGKTVVFTGSLEKMTRDEAKATAERLGAKVSGSVSKKTDLVVAGPGAGSKLAEANKHGVKVLTEDEWLKLIGE
- a CDS encoding multidrug effflux MFS transporter, which produces MHGIISKPPKAATNLATSRVVLLLLVVMTGIAPISLYILVPALPVLATNFGSDISIAQMTVSLYMVGIALSQLVMGPLSDKFGRRPVLLGGLALMVAASIACIFAETLPQLIAARFFQALGGASGMVVSRAIIRDIYERDRVASMISLVVAALMIGQMVSPLTGGLIETAFGWRAIFYAITAAAIIVAVGIALALPETRRSRAAGSGFRGDIGILIRNRAFVGYVMCQVLASQIIFTFAGGGPYIVVTQMGRTSAEYGAWFATSGFAFLVGNLLCVRFAPRHSLAKLIWFGLALQLAGSLLNLLWSFTGWNEAPAWLFGTQMIVMVGNAFVMANSAAGAISIRPEAAGTASGAMGFLQQGIGALMSQFGAYLGGHSATTLPLTAAVLAISLLCACMMFFVVPRREVTVSETLIKQAEEEESGMM
- a CDS encoding Flp family type IVb pilin, with product MIQKFWSDESGATAIEYGLIAAGIALAIITVVNNLGTTMNEKFTSISTSLK